The nucleotide window ACATCAAGCGTCCGCGCAACCTCAACTGCACCTTTTTCCTAGGCACTACGTCATCGACTGACTGGGATGAGGCAAGCCACAgggacgatgaagaagaacagAGCGTGGGCCAAGCAAAATGTGCCCTGCTTTCTCTGTTCCCGCCTGACCTTGTACTTGGGCACATGAGTTTACAGGATTAGCAGTTGGGTGAGCCCGTCCGGAAAGAAAAAACAACGGGTTACCTCACAAATACCACAACAACAAATGCTACGCTGGACTGTATTATAGCCTCTAAACTGAGAAAATCCAATAGCCAGACGGTTCTAGAAATCCATATTTCTTGACATATAAGTTTTGTATCAGTCTTAATCTGTATGTGCTTAACATACTACAGTGAGCAATGGTATAAGTGCGTTCGCTTTTCTTTCCATCACCCCGGCCAACTTGTCACGGAATTGACAAGGTTTCTCGGGCTACGTACGTCATGAGGCGAATGCCGCAGTGTGGCTGGGGCGAGCCTCAATCAATCGCCAATTAGCGAAGTGATTGACGATGTGAAGAATTCGTTAATCGCGGTGGCTGAGTTATCGCAATCCTTCATTCTCGATGCCAAACTCAACCTCAAATCTCGATATAGATGTGTATCATGTGCTGTGGCCACTCTGAGCCTCTCTGATATCGTAACTGACGGTTCATGGTTCGAGAATGGATGTTATGCAGTGTGCCTGACAAGCAAGAATACCTGACATCCAATTGTCGTAATCAGCACGTTACTGGGCGACTACCACTAAAAGATGCCGAGTCTACCGACTCCCAAGCTCTTACAACAGGGTGAATTAAAAATGCCCTGCCTAAAAGGGAAACATGATTATTACTAAAATTTTCTTTGGTCATGCTCTGGGAATAAGCGCCTGAGTTGGCCTGCAGGTTCTAGATTAACCTGATTTTGACGTGGCTTGTCCTGGTCTCCGCTGGCTCAGCTTGGCTCTTGGCTGGTTAATCTCATGTTTCAGAAGATTCGAGCGCACGCGTCAGTGCCAAGCATGAACTGAAGTTCCAAGCCCTCTATCACGGCCTCACCGGCACTTGCAGGTGGAGGGCCAAGAGAGGACGAGTCCTCAGCCCCATTTCGACAAGTCTGGCCCTCGCCTGTAATCTCTTCTCCCTTACAGTCTTTTCAAGGAAAGCGTCGCGATAAGGATGAGTCCGTCTCAAAGTCTAACTTTGGGCTATGATCTCAGAAGATGATACGATGATATCAGTGTTAGCACATCAATAATCTGGGGTTGTAAAGTTTGGCCCCAGCTGTGCCGAACATGCAGGGTTGTGAAATACGGTTCGCCCAATGGCGATCAGTCCTAGGGGATTTTTGCACTGGGAGAAGCAAGCCGAGCCATCACCGTTCTCTATCCAATGGCTCCTGTCAATGTAGGTAGTCAAGCGTCAGGACGCCATTCGTCAGACCATTGAACTTGGTGCTGGAATTGCAAGTTCATCAGTTTTGAGACAATACCATCCTCTCATATGTTAGGTAACCTTTCAGCTATCAGTGTTTGTTCCACCAGTAATCTCTGAATATGGCCTTCTAAAGGCCGTTCAGCAAATGAACATGATGCCTTGACATACATCCAATTCGTCCAACCATGTATACACCAATTACGTCTGAGCCAAGGTAACTAGAACGACCGCCAAGGGCCAGTTAATTTAGAGATATTGAGGGAAAACTAGTACTTACGTATGCTGAGACTTGATCTGATAGTGTCATAACTCGATCGACTCCAGTGTAGTGCCAAGCATATCACAGGCCATCTATATTGGACGAGAAACCATGAACAGTACCTGAGTCAGCGAGCTAGCATAGTTTTTCAACAATGATATCAATATCCATAACCTAATTTCCGCAGTATGATGAGAATATGGAAGACCTTGCTCTCAAACAAGATATTGACAATGTATAGGGAATTTCACGTGCACTACCTCGTATTATCTCCAGAAGACGACATGGGGAGCATTACTCTTGAAACAGAGGCATGAAGGAAGACACCTTCGGCCAATGGCACAGCAAAGACGCATCTATTTATCATGACTATTAATTCTATTTCATCAGTGAAGCAGCGGCAAGCCAATGCAATGTATTCATTATTATGTATTCTTATCGCTATGATAGTAGGCGATCTCATTATGTCAAACTTTTTGCCACGGTACATTACAATGTATCCACAGCCATAAATATCTCTGTAAATCCCAGTCCACCTGTCATACGGGCATCTTGGAATAGCACTAGTGTTCTCATCATGAACCAATGGCTTATTCCTCCTTGATTTCAGGAGTGACTTCCCAGCGCTTTCCAAAGAAAACGGTGCCCAAGATCTGAGATCCAACGATATATCCGATGTAAGCACCGACAACAATGGTGACGGGCCACTTCTGCCACTCGCGATCCCAATCGAGAGGAATAGGAACAGCTCCAAGCCAAGCCCCAACCACTGTTCCAATAAAACCGCCAAATGTCTGATCAAATGGAGCTGATACACCAACGACAGCCTGGAGAGGCACGGGGTCGGAACCACGAACGTAGAAGACAGGATAAATCGCGAGGACGGCGATATGTGCGCAGCACAAGAATGTGTGAGGAACGTGTGTAAGGAATGGCGCGCCAAAGAGGAcaaggaggagatgaagagccGGCGTCAGGATTAGAGTTAGGAGCAATGAAATAACGGCGGTCTATACCATTGACATTAGTTTTGTGGCTTTCACGCACAACACATATACTTACAGGAATAGCCTTTGCCTCCCGTCCATCTGATTTCCTCTTCTCACCAGGACGAGGCTTCTTCGAAGAGCCCGAGGATCCCGCTGGTGGAAGACTCAGTATAAGATAGACAGCCTGAATGGCAGCAACAACTGGGAGGCCAGTCTGAAGAGTCGAGACGGGATCGGCCACCAGGGCATCGAAGCGCCAGTAGAACAGGCCAGCGAGCAAAAGCTGATGAGCGACTGATGCGGGCAAAGCGGCAGGAGAATTGACGAGCGGAATCGCGGGCACGGCGGCCTTGGTCGCGGGTTGTTGGGTGGCGGGCCCGCTCTTGACAAGTGTTGTCGACATGGTGACGGGGTCGACAAGCGGCATTGACGAGAATTGTAAAAGGAGTGTGTACTGAGCAATTGCTCGTAGCTTGTCTCGTCGCGATCTCCAACAGGGTGGTTTAGCTTAGCTTGAGTTGACAGCTGTAGCTGGATACCACATCACGTTTTAGGTCACATGATGCTGAAAGCTGGCCAAATGTTCGGCTCCGAAATCTCTCTCCTCCGCGCCGTTGCCTCATGGTTTCACTCACAACACCAACTGTGTGACTCCTTTGAGCTAGAATTCTCCGAAAGAGGCCTACCATCGGCACGGGAATGGACAGGGTAGACTAAGAATCAACAATTGAAGCGAATGGACCAGAACCGGCATCGGCATCGGCGAGAGCCAGGGCAATCATGGCATGGTTATCATCATCTGGATCTCATGCGATCAAATCTGGGCTGTCCTGTCAAACTGGACCAGAACCTGGAACGTGACTTAGAAACGACATGGGCATATGCATTTTGGGGTAAGCATGAGAGCCTCGTGAGTGGCTGAACGAGTATCATCGCAAACCCTGGTAACATTCGCAATCCTGGCTCACGAATGCAACCACTTGCTCTTCGCCGTTCCCCGGAAACAGCGCAGGTCATTGCTTCCTTTGGGATCCAGAAATTCTGAAATTCTTTTTGGGATCCTTCAGAATCAGTCGATAACGACGAAGTGTTGACG belongs to Fusarium oxysporum Fo47 chromosome V, complete sequence and includes:
- a CDS encoding GPI biosynthesis protein family Pig-F-domain-containing protein, whose product is MSTTLVKSGPATQQPATKAAVPAIPLVNSPAALPASVAHQLLLAGLFYWRFDALVADPVSTLQTGLPVVAAIQAVYLILSLPPAGSSGSSKKPRPGEKRKSDGREAKAIPTAVISLLLTLILTPALHLLLVLFGAPFLTHVPHTFLCCAHIAVLAIYPVFYVRGSDPVPLQAVVGVSAPFDQTFGGFIGTVVGAWLGAVPIPLDWDREWQKWPVTIVVGAYIGYIVGSQILGTVFFGKRWEVTPEIKEE